Proteins encoded in a region of the Enterococcus gilvus ATCC BAA-350 genome:
- a CDS encoding PTS mannose/fructose/sorbose/N-acetylgalactosamine transporter subunit IIC: MKISLIQAILIGVVYYLGINGTPWLSLVGTHGWMRPLVNGTVVGLILGDPVQGCIIGAAINLPYLAFISAGGTVAMDPALAGTLGTALAMAAKVEPAVAVTLAVPIGLLGTLIWVAHMTVDITFVHMADKAAEEGKIDRINWLHIVPPQLFLLLITVVPVALAAYLGADAVEGIVDALSGRPLDVLSAIGGILPALGIAMNLRAMNGKGTLLFFTFGFMLAIYSGLPSVPIAVFAGIIGYVFTELYLKDKNGGLV; encoded by the coding sequence ATGAAAATTAGTCTTATCCAAGCAATTTTAATCGGTGTCGTTTATTATCTTGGAATCAATGGGACCCCCTGGCTCTCATTGGTGGGGACCCATGGATGGATGCGTCCATTAGTCAATGGGACGGTGGTAGGGTTGATCTTGGGTGACCCCGTTCAAGGATGTATCATCGGGGCAGCGATCAACTTACCGTATCTAGCCTTTATCTCAGCCGGTGGGACTGTAGCGATGGACCCAGCACTTGCAGGGACATTGGGCACGGCGTTGGCAATGGCGGCAAAAGTTGAACCGGCTGTTGCTGTGACATTGGCTGTACCGATCGGATTATTAGGGACACTGATCTGGGTAGCGCATATGACGGTAGATATTACGTTCGTCCATATGGCGGATAAAGCAGCTGAAGAAGGGAAAATCGATCGGATCAACTGGCTTCACATCGTTCCACCGCAATTATTTTTACTATTGATCACTGTTGTACCGGTTGCACTGGCGGCTTATCTAGGCGCGGATGCAGTAGAAGGAATCGTAGACGCGTTGAGCGGTCGTCCGTTGGATGTTCTTTCAGCGATCGGCGGGATTCTGCCAGCGTTAGGGATCGCGATGAACTTACGTGCCATGAATGGCAAGGGAACGCTGTTGTTCTTTACCTTTGGCTTTATGCTTGCCATCTACTCTGGCTTGCCATCTGTGCCGATCGCTGTATTCGCAGGGATCATCGGGTATGTCTTCACGGAGTTGTATTTGAAAGATAAAAATGGAGGGCTGGTGTAA
- a CDS encoding DNA-3-methyladenine glycosylase I produces MKKSQWYSDQWGKPTHDDRLLFLLLTVGVFQAGLSWQAAAGKRTVFERNFCGMDFRKVAAFFPEDVEQIAKDPEMIRNHRKIKAVVQNARAIVGLLDDYDSFAAYLWDFVGGVPILHTYEMSDEVPNTLPEATVIAKDMKKRGFTFVGPVVTCMFLKAAGIIQDQVMA; encoded by the coding sequence ATGAAAAAATCGCAATGGTACAGTGATCAGTGGGGAAAGCCGACACATGACGATCGCTTGCTGTTTTTATTGCTGACGGTGGGGGTTTTTCAAGCAGGGTTAAGCTGGCAAGCTGCCGCAGGCAAACGAACGGTGTTTGAACGGAATTTTTGCGGCATGGATTTTCGCAAAGTTGCGGCTTTCTTCCCAGAAGATGTCGAGCAGATCGCCAAGGACCCTGAGATGATCCGCAATCATCGAAAGATCAAGGCAGTGGTGCAAAACGCACGTGCGATCGTAGGGCTCTTAGACGATTACGACAGCTTCGCAGCGTATCTGTGGGATTTTGTCGGCGGTGTGCCCATCCTTCATACGTATGAAATGTCTGATGAGGTTCCGAATACCTTGCCGGAGGCGACAGTGATCGCCAAGGACATGAAAAAAAGAGGCTTCACCTTCGTCGGCCCCGTGGTCACCTGCATGTTCCTAAAAGCGGCGGGGATCATCCAAGACCAAGTCATGGCGTAA
- a CDS encoding SpaA isopeptide-forming pilin-related protein, translated as MKKKLVVVGLVMLLVLQILSPTFAYAQGTTESTTQSTKKESLSSAVKPPAASTSTAATSATTATTTTSSSKDQTADGNSTGSSAEATTASTTKEAAKKQARAAIADNIFSSVKMYKINGDEVKPNDTLPDMTGIKLALKFSFSNKNYQTGDTFTTQLPAQVAIAKDLSGDFSPMTSAKWTIDAATKKLTITFLEDNVSSEVYDLTLTTSLEKVNGIDEENQKVVFDTAPTPTTFSIDVTSSVDPGKNTTALTMDTLNPKKAMITSAFNLDRTDNNDRMYQVEGYNYGSKMSFESVNVYSSDVDFNGTLVGSKTLLTKDVDYTITYKNADSNRPVAEIKLLKSIGKKAVIAESVVSGIDGNNYVDESVAGNEYNYFYAYSYTNENGTQLNYTNASKAFVTLQPLEAKGKINPDTGNIDWEINYNFNEQPLTTSSQLLANLKDQGVELVDGSISIEKVKFNYTSENNYEVVSEGEGTSDFTITPDGKDSLSFTPKSATTQAYIVRYSTKITDPTERVIKNKVTNGTVTKEAQVSLIPNLLSKEAGTIDIFNRTMEWKITVNAEKYKMTNPVVHDYFIGAVKDYTGLTISKKISDTESVPLVENVDYKVTKFDENGSPVGAQPNVNGAPDSFNGGVRIDFLGDYNELKDTLVITIKTKIETSAEKTEIKNKATLNYGNSPGVIEYDAKGTFTDPYYTGGAKLAQTASTSGDYLYQNWLVFVNSTGANFNLTKMQDSLPAGTELVPGSLRFEEVTSQSMIDNIQRYLGTDYNLVPENSDAYPTKIDTVNNQVNLEFGNLGAKRVYVKYRTRVKRDWYVYNRLDNVAKVTYDDKTPAEYKASVYAYNYEYALLKSVAKDPVKENVANWTVTTRNITAGMPVQDPEITDTLTPGTTNAAYDPTSFVVTTATGEKISTDHYRLSFTGNTFKIAFSDYKAESNIQVKYNTVSEFPGGVKNNSQVNSSSYGALNAYYRQANTAVNLSFTNGSGTGVVKTADLDVLKVNEKDEGLAGATFEILKEDGTETGLKADTDAEGKLSFTGLPLGEYLLKESKAPNGYEINPEYKDGKAITLTENMAAIKVVNKETVANSVELTKTDEQTKDVLAGAKFRLEKADGTVISENHETGTDGRFTVKDLTIGDYQLVETEAPTGYALNKTPVTFSITERQGQVVNVTKTNTLSTGSVILTKVDEQSKETLKGATFQLQDKDGKTLQADLITDGNGKLEVADLAPGDYQFVETQAPTGYEKDASPLEFTITKAQSKAAEVEKTNAKTPVKPGSITLTKTDEKTGEALSGATFELKNEKGTVLESDLVTDKSGKIVLETQAPGTYQLVETEAPTGYVKDTTPVTFTVKDQAETIELKKTNKAIVTGAVILEKIDEATKQPLPGAEFELQTQEGKTIKTDTMSTDDNGRLAVEKLAPGKYQFVETKAPAGYQLDAKPVTFTIKADQTSPVYVTKTNKGKTIDGLTCTVALRKIDSKTGEGLADATFALQDQRGNVLKENLKTDKTGTLVVSDLEPGKYQLAETEAPKGYILNTKPVTFQLTTAKKRVVTVRKENVKKRTSAKEKEKGGTQTSDTNKSHTTYGSNYSGRNHTYLPKTGEQKSMILVIMGVVVLLLLAGIVYIKRKK; from the coding sequence ATGAAAAAGAAATTAGTTGTGGTTGGGTTGGTTATGTTACTTGTTCTTCAAATACTTAGTCCAACCTTTGCTTATGCACAAGGGACCACAGAATCAACGACGCAGTCGACGAAGAAGGAGAGCCTCTCTTCAGCGGTGAAACCACCGGCGGCAAGTACGTCGACCGCAGCAACGTCGGCAACGACAGCAACAACAACGACTTCAAGCAGCAAAGACCAAACGGCTGACGGCAACAGCACGGGGTCTTCTGCAGAAGCCACAACGGCGTCAACAACAAAAGAAGCAGCAAAGAAACAAGCGCGTGCAGCTATCGCGGACAATATTTTCAGTTCGGTAAAAATGTACAAAATCAATGGGGATGAAGTAAAGCCGAATGACACGCTGCCCGATATGACCGGGATCAAGCTGGCATTGAAATTCTCGTTCTCTAATAAGAATTATCAGACTGGAGATACCTTCACGACACAATTGCCTGCTCAAGTAGCCATCGCAAAAGATTTATCTGGCGATTTTAGTCCAATGACTTCGGCAAAATGGACGATCGATGCGGCGACGAAGAAATTAACGATCACTTTTTTAGAGGACAATGTTTCCTCAGAAGTTTATGATTTGACGTTGACTACGTCTTTGGAAAAGGTCAACGGCATTGACGAAGAGAACCAGAAAGTCGTTTTTGACACGGCACCCACACCAACGACCTTCTCGATCGATGTGACATCTAGTGTTGATCCAGGGAAAAATACCACTGCCCTCACTATGGATACATTGAATCCGAAGAAGGCGATGATCACTTCCGCGTTCAATTTGGATCGGACGGATAATAACGATCGGATGTACCAAGTGGAAGGCTATAACTATGGCAGCAAAATGAGCTTTGAGTCTGTCAATGTCTATTCCAGCGATGTCGATTTCAATGGCACGCTGGTAGGCAGCAAAACATTATTAACAAAAGACGTTGATTATACAATTACCTATAAAAATGCGGACAGCAATCGACCTGTCGCAGAAATCAAGCTGCTGAAGTCCATCGGGAAAAAAGCGGTCATCGCAGAATCGGTCGTATCCGGTATTGACGGCAACAATTATGTTGATGAATCTGTCGCGGGAAATGAATACAATTATTTTTATGCGTATTCTTATACCAATGAAAATGGCACTCAGTTGAATTACACCAATGCGAGCAAAGCGTTTGTGACGCTGCAGCCGTTAGAAGCAAAAGGGAAGATCAATCCAGACACAGGAAACATTGACTGGGAGATCAACTACAACTTTAATGAGCAGCCGCTGACGACGTCTTCTCAGTTGCTCGCCAATTTGAAAGACCAAGGTGTCGAACTGGTTGACGGTTCTATCAGTATTGAAAAAGTTAAATTTAATTATACGAGTGAAAACAATTACGAGGTCGTTTCTGAAGGCGAGGGCACCTCTGACTTTACGATCACACCTGATGGAAAGGATTCCTTGAGCTTTACGCCTAAGTCGGCGACGACACAAGCGTACATCGTTCGATATTCGACTAAAATTACTGATCCTACTGAACGCGTCATCAAGAACAAAGTAACAAATGGGACGGTAACAAAAGAAGCGCAAGTGAGTCTTATTCCGAATCTATTGTCAAAAGAAGCAGGGACCATCGACATCTTCAATCGTACGATGGAATGGAAGATCACGGTCAATGCTGAAAAATACAAGATGACAAATCCAGTGGTGCATGACTACTTCATTGGTGCGGTCAAGGACTATACGGGATTAACGATCAGCAAGAAAATCTCTGACACGGAATCGGTGCCGTTAGTTGAGAATGTGGACTATAAAGTCACTAAATTTGATGAAAATGGCTCGCCGGTTGGCGCACAGCCAAATGTCAACGGCGCTCCAGATAGCTTCAACGGCGGGGTGCGCATTGATTTCCTAGGGGATTACAACGAGCTGAAGGATACCTTAGTCATCACGATCAAAACGAAGATCGAAACCTCGGCTGAGAAAACCGAGATCAAAAACAAAGCGACGTTGAACTACGGCAATTCTCCAGGCGTCATCGAGTATGATGCGAAAGGGACATTTACTGATCCGTATTACACAGGCGGGGCAAAATTGGCCCAGACAGCAAGTACTTCTGGCGATTACCTTTATCAAAATTGGCTAGTCTTTGTAAATTCGACCGGAGCCAACTTCAACTTAACGAAGATGCAAGATAGTCTGCCAGCAGGAACAGAACTTGTGCCAGGCTCACTCCGCTTTGAAGAAGTGACCAGTCAATCAATGATTGACAACATCCAGCGTTACCTTGGGACGGACTACAATCTGGTTCCAGAAAATTCCGACGCCTACCCAACGAAGATCGATACGGTGAACAATCAGGTCAATCTGGAATTTGGCAATTTAGGCGCTAAACGGGTATACGTGAAATACCGAACCAGAGTCAAACGCGACTGGTATGTCTACAATCGCTTAGACAACGTTGCAAAAGTTACCTATGACGACAAGACACCAGCGGAATACAAAGCAAGCGTGTATGCCTACAATTATGAGTATGCGCTATTGAAGTCCGTTGCCAAAGACCCAGTAAAAGAAAATGTAGCGAACTGGACCGTGACCACGAGAAACATTACAGCAGGCATGCCTGTCCAAGATCCTGAGATCACGGACACATTGACTCCTGGAACGACGAATGCGGCCTATGATCCCACTTCTTTTGTTGTGACGACGGCGACTGGTGAAAAGATCAGCACCGACCATTACCGCTTGTCCTTTACAGGAAATACGTTCAAAATTGCGTTTTCTGATTACAAAGCAGAGAGCAACATTCAAGTAAAATACAATACCGTCAGTGAATTTCCAGGCGGAGTAAAAAACAATTCTCAAGTGAATTCTTCAAGCTATGGCGCGCTGAATGCCTATTACCGCCAAGCCAATACGGCTGTCAATCTAAGCTTTACAAACGGCAGCGGAACGGGTGTGGTGAAAACTGCGGACCTAGACGTGTTGAAAGTGAATGAGAAGGATGAGGGATTAGCAGGTGCGACCTTTGAGATCCTTAAAGAAGACGGAACAGAGACGGGCTTGAAAGCAGATACGGATGCCGAGGGCAAACTGTCCTTTACAGGCTTGCCGCTGGGCGAGTACTTGCTGAAGGAAAGCAAAGCACCAAACGGCTACGAGATCAATCCAGAGTATAAAGATGGAAAAGCGATCACGTTGACAGAGAATATGGCGGCGATCAAAGTCGTTAATAAAGAAACGGTCGCAAACAGTGTCGAGCTGACTAAAACGGATGAACAAACGAAGGACGTCTTAGCAGGTGCAAAATTCCGTCTAGAAAAAGCGGATGGCACTGTCATCAGCGAGAACCACGAAACAGGAACTGACGGACGCTTCACCGTGAAGGATCTGACGATCGGAGACTACCAACTTGTGGAGACTGAAGCACCGACAGGCTACGCGCTGAATAAGACACCTGTGACCTTCTCGATCACCGAACGTCAAGGTCAAGTTGTCAATGTGACGAAAACCAACACCTTGTCGACCGGTTCAGTTATTTTGACCAAAGTGGATGAGCAGTCGAAGGAAACACTAAAAGGCGCGACCTTCCAATTACAGGACAAGGATGGAAAGACGCTGCAAGCGGATCTGATCACGGACGGCAACGGGAAATTAGAAGTTGCAGATTTGGCTCCTGGAGATTACCAATTTGTGGAGACCCAAGCACCAACGGGTTACGAGAAAGACGCGTCACCACTAGAATTCACGATCACGAAAGCCCAGTCTAAAGCAGCAGAAGTAGAGAAAACCAATGCGAAGACACCTGTGAAACCAGGTTCGATCACCTTAACGAAGACGGACGAAAAAACGGGAGAAGCATTGTCTGGTGCGACCTTTGAGCTGAAAAATGAGAAAGGGACTGTGTTAGAGTCTGATCTTGTGACCGACAAATCAGGGAAAATCGTCCTTGAAACACAGGCGCCCGGCACCTATCAATTGGTTGAGACAGAAGCACCAACAGGCTACGTGAAGGATACGACGCCCGTGACCTTTACAGTGAAGGATCAAGCAGAAACGATCGAACTGAAAAAGACTAATAAGGCCATCGTCACTGGCGCAGTGATTTTAGAAAAAATCGATGAAGCGACGAAACAGCCTCTACCTGGCGCAGAATTTGAGTTGCAAACGCAAGAAGGCAAAACGATCAAAACGGATACGATGAGTACGGACGACAATGGCCGTTTAGCAGTGGAAAAATTGGCCCCAGGTAAGTACCAATTTGTGGAAACCAAAGCGCCAGCCGGGTATCAACTGGATGCTAAGCCTGTGACATTTACCATCAAAGCAGACCAAACAAGTCCTGTATACGTAACGAAAACGAATAAGGGCAAGACGATCGACGGTCTTACTTGTACCGTGGCATTGAGAAAAATAGACAGCAAAACGGGTGAAGGCTTAGCCGATGCGACGTTTGCTTTGCAAGACCAACGAGGCAACGTCTTAAAAGAAAATTTGAAGACCGATAAAACAGGGACGCTTGTTGTATCGGACTTAGAACCAGGCAAGTATCAACTAGCAGAGACAGAGGCACCTAAGGGCTATATCTTGAACACGAAACCAGTGACCTTCCAATTGACGACTGCGAAGAAACGAGTAGTGACAGTCAGAAAGGAAAACGTCAAGAAACGGACAAGTGCCAAAGAGAAGGAGAAGGGCGGAACACAAACGTCGGATACGAACAAGTCACACACCACATATGGAAGCAATTACAGTGGTCGTAACCATACGTATCTGCCTAAAACAGGCGAACAAAAATCAATGATCCTAGTGATCATGGGTGTTGTCGTGTTGCTTCTTTTAGCAGGGATCGTCTACATCAAACGTAAAAAATAA
- a CDS encoding PTS sugar transporter subunit IIB, which produces MGEIVLARIDDRLIHGQVMTAWLQFTGGNHIVIVDDATAGDEFTKSIMSMAVPNGIKLSILGVADGAELLAAIPDGHRIIVLAKEPQTYLQLIEKGVTFDEIIIGGMGARKDRKTFHKNISASEEEKETFRGIISHGVKMKIHVIPDQGSQAIEGLL; this is translated from the coding sequence ATGGGAGAAATCGTATTAGCAAGAATCGATGATCGTTTGATTCATGGGCAGGTAATGACAGCCTGGCTGCAATTTACCGGAGGAAACCACATCGTTATCGTGGATGACGCAACAGCAGGGGATGAGTTCACGAAGTCGATCATGTCAATGGCTGTACCAAACGGCATCAAGTTGTCGATTTTAGGTGTAGCAGACGGCGCGGAATTATTAGCCGCGATTCCAGACGGACACCGCATCATTGTTTTGGCGAAAGAGCCGCAAACGTACTTGCAGCTGATCGAAAAGGGCGTGACCTTCGATGAGATCATCATTGGCGGCATGGGCGCACGGAAAGACCGCAAGACGTTCCACAAAAATATCTCGGCTTCTGAAGAAGAAAAGGAAACCTTCCGAGGAATCATCTCGCACGGCGTAAAAATGAAGATTCATGTTATTCCTGACCAAGGGTCACAAGCAATTGAAGGATTGCTATAA
- a CDS encoding PTS sugar transporter subunit IIA: protein MTGILIVTHGEMATGIMDSLSLIMGEQEQYQTLGLKHGDDIVEFSEKIQAGICALDKGDGVLVLVDLFSASPYNQAALCFNKLKDHRYRLISGVNLPMIIESFNQRMIGADLDTMYQAAMTAGKDGIKEFLEEMAKLENKANL from the coding sequence ATGACAGGAATATTGATCGTTACTCATGGCGAGATGGCGACAGGGATCATGGATAGCTTGAGCCTGATCATGGGCGAGCAGGAGCAATACCAGACATTGGGTCTGAAGCACGGCGATGACATTGTAGAATTCAGTGAAAAGATCCAAGCAGGGATCTGTGCACTGGATAAAGGAGACGGGGTATTGGTGCTGGTCGATTTGTTTTCAGCAAGTCCTTACAACCAAGCGGCCCTTTGCTTCAATAAGTTGAAGGACCACCGCTACCGTTTGATCTCTGGCGTGAATCTGCCAATGATCATCGAATCCTTCAATCAGCGGATGATCGGTGCGGATCTGGACACGATGTATCAAGCAGCGATGACCGCAGGCAAGGATGGGATCAAAGAATTTTTAGAGGAAATGGCGAAGCTGGAGAATAAAGCGAATCTATAA
- a CDS encoding alcohol dehydrogenase catalytic domain-containing protein, with protein MGQSVESTVFSLVEPGVIKEVTKTRALPDGWVAVEPTYASICHADLRYFAGLRRPEALAKKLPMALLHEGIGVVTDSQSEKFSVGDRVVVVPNIPGQILHPEIDQKPDVPVNYSKGNAFLGSGYDGMAQSRLVHPEECLVRIPEEIPNEIAVLAELSSVSHHAISHVEDKLKKADTRVALFGDGPVGYFTAVMLKYLYGVDAERFVVFGAADDKLANFDFARTENVLTYDFEHSSEKFDVLIECTGGKFSESALNQAIEIADSLADIIFMGVTEELVPIDTRDILEKGITAHGSSRSSTRDFEAVVEGMKKPEYRAALSKILPEQIVEISAGEDFRKMMAKFVENPGWNKTVMHFNW; from the coding sequence ATGGGACAGTCGGTTGAATCAACAGTTTTTAGTCTGGTTGAGCCAGGAGTAATTAAAGAAGTAACTAAAACGCGAGCCCTTCCAGATGGTTGGGTAGCGGTAGAACCAACATATGCAAGTATCTGCCATGCAGATCTAAGATATTTCGCAGGGCTGCGTCGTCCAGAGGCGTTAGCGAAGAAATTACCGATGGCGCTGCTGCACGAAGGAATCGGTGTCGTGACAGACAGCCAATCGGAAAAATTCTCCGTGGGGGATCGGGTCGTTGTTGTACCGAATATCCCTGGTCAGATCCTGCATCCAGAGATCGATCAGAAGCCGGATGTGCCGGTGAATTATTCAAAAGGGAACGCCTTTTTAGGGAGCGGTTACGATGGCATGGCGCAAAGTCGTCTAGTCCACCCAGAAGAATGTCTGGTACGAATTCCAGAGGAGATTCCTAATGAGATCGCTGTGTTAGCGGAACTTTCGTCTGTTTCTCATCATGCGATCAGTCATGTTGAAGACAAATTGAAAAAAGCCGATACACGAGTGGCACTTTTTGGAGATGGCCCTGTCGGCTACTTTACGGCAGTGATGTTGAAATACTTATATGGAGTAGACGCGGAGCGCTTTGTTGTCTTTGGTGCCGCAGATGATAAGCTCGCTAATTTTGATTTCGCGCGAACAGAAAATGTTTTGACTTACGATTTTGAACATTCATCAGAGAAATTTGATGTTTTGATCGAATGTACTGGCGGAAAATTCAGCGAAAGTGCATTGAACCAGGCGATCGAGATCGCGGATTCGTTAGCAGACATCATTTTCATGGGTGTTACAGAAGAATTAGTTCCGATCGACACACGGGATATTTTGGAAAAGGGCATCACGGCTCACGGAAGCAGCCGGTCCTCAACGCGTGATTTTGAAGCAGTCGTTGAAGGCATGAAAAAACCTGAGTACCGAGCAGCGTTGAGTAAAATCTTGCCTGAGCAGATCGTTGAGATCTCGGCAGGCGAAGACTTTAGAAAAATGATGGCGAAGTTTGTTGAGAACCCAGGCTGGAACAAAACAGTGATGCACTTTAATTGGTAA
- a CDS encoding DeoR/GlpR family DNA-binding transcription regulator — protein MLTGERRIKLLETIEKKQFISVSQLSELFKVHETTIRRDLDELEAQGSVVRIHGGVVPASIKQDEPAFEDRATENMLEKTRIGKYATNYINSGEAIILDSGTTTLQIARTLNEMPQLQDITIITNDVNIASVLRSNRNITTIVTGGTLFHDSFMLNGQIANDSLKQLSVDKVFIATPALNVEKGLTHFNELLITTKKNMIDASAKKIVVTDHTKIGRRALYTFLPLDQIDLLITDDQTDKKLMDEMYKNGIKRIESI, from the coding sequence ATGCTAACAGGAGAGCGTCGAATAAAATTACTGGAAACCATTGAGAAGAAGCAATTTATCTCTGTATCCCAATTGTCTGAACTTTTTAAAGTGCATGAGACGACGATCCGCAGAGATCTTGATGAACTTGAAGCGCAAGGCTCAGTCGTCAGGATTCACGGCGGCGTCGTTCCCGCAAGCATCAAACAGGACGAACCCGCCTTTGAAGATCGTGCCACTGAAAATATGCTGGAGAAGACCCGTATCGGAAAGTACGCCACGAATTACATCAACAGCGGGGAAGCCATCATCTTAGATTCGGGGACGACGACTCTACAGATCGCACGAACTCTAAATGAGATGCCCCAGCTGCAGGACATTACGATCATCACCAACGATGTCAATATCGCCTCTGTCTTGCGCTCCAATCGAAACATCACCACCATCGTTACTGGCGGGACCCTTTTCCATGACAGCTTTATGTTGAACGGACAAATTGCCAATGACTCCCTTAAACAGCTAAGTGTCGATAAGGTCTTCATTGCCACGCCTGCCCTCAATGTCGAAAAGGGCTTGACGCATTTTAATGAGCTGCTGATCACCACGAAGAAAAACATGATCGATGCCTCCGCAAAGAAGATCGTCGTGACCGATCACACAAAGATCGGGCGCCGTGCCCTGTACACCTTCCTGCCGCTTGACCAGATCGACTTGCTGATCACCGACGATCAGACCGATAAGAAGCTGATGGATGAAATGTACAAAAATGGCATCAAACGCATCGAAAGCATTTAA
- a CDS encoding PTS system mannose/fructose/sorbose family transporter subunit IID, whose protein sequence is MDQTAEVKKEKLLTKKDVVKAFWRWTFFSHANYNYERLQATGVVHAFSPILKKLYGKDEDEMKSALERHMQFFNTEPSFGGPILAMTIAMEEERALGADINDQTINGLKTGLMGPLAGIGDTLWQGTLIPILLSFTLPFGADGNIFMGPVMFFALHWIIMTVIAYFLWIQGYEQGKEGIQKMMAGGRLSYIMTFSQTLGAIVIGSLAANFVKIATPLSIHLSGKENLSIQTDVLDALVKGILPLGVTLLTYYLLKHKKYTPTKVLVIQIVGGAILAAIGLIVNSI, encoded by the coding sequence ATGGATCAGACTGCAGAAGTAAAAAAAGAAAAGCTATTAACGAAAAAAGACGTTGTGAAAGCCTTCTGGCGTTGGACCTTCTTTTCTCACGCCAATTATAACTATGAGCGTCTGCAAGCGACAGGTGTCGTCCATGCCTTCAGTCCGATCTTAAAAAAATTGTACGGTAAAGACGAAGATGAGATGAAATCTGCATTGGAACGCCACATGCAGTTCTTCAACACAGAGCCTTCCTTTGGCGGTCCGATCTTAGCAATGACGATCGCGATGGAAGAAGAACGGGCGCTCGGTGCGGACATCAATGACCAAACCATCAACGGCTTGAAAACGGGGCTGATGGGACCGTTAGCCGGGATCGGCGATACGTTATGGCAAGGAACCTTGATCCCGATCCTGCTGTCCTTCACGTTGCCATTCGGCGCGGACGGGAACATTTTTATGGGACCCGTGATGTTCTTCGCGCTTCACTGGATCATTATGACAGTCATCGCCTACTTCCTATGGATTCAAGGGTATGAGCAAGGGAAGGAAGGGATTCAAAAGATGATGGCAGGCGGCCGCTTGTCCTACATCATGACCTTCTCGCAAACCTTAGGGGCGATCGTGATCGGCTCATTAGCAGCGAACTTCGTAAAAATCGCGACGCCACTGAGTATTCATTTGAGTGGGAAGGAAAACCTTTCGATCCAAACGGATGTACTGGATGCGCTGGTCAAGGGAATCTTGCCGCTGGGCGTGACCTTATTGACCTACTATTTATTGAAGCATAAAAAATACACACCAACCAAAGTATTAGTCATCCAAATCGTTGGCGGCGCGATCTTAGCCGCGATCGGCTTGATCGTAAACTCAATATAA